A window of Gasterosteus aculeatus chromosome 9, fGasAcu3.hap1.1, whole genome shotgun sequence contains these coding sequences:
- the LOC120825633 gene encoding bifunctional apoptosis regulator, giving the protein MLHQMEWHSFEDDVDVSADDRLHLSDSPGSKPSPSDISEHEFSCHCCYDILVNPTTLTCGHNFCRHCLAGWWESSRKNECPECREKWAGFPKINILLRDATEKLFSDVVQRRREEIDANANTSRTLLAFQRYGDNLGRSTTNKHKGAGVFFSGVLTALCFVALMVLVFHWGSGAVEQHDLLISKPVSHWAPEEVVSWLENLGPWAQLYREPFQQESVNGRLLLMLGEEELLKPPFSIENPAHRRAVLAELNRVKTLGVKPPQNLWEYKAINAGKSLFLLYALKRSPRLTLFYLYLFDYSETFLPFLHTCCPAISHIGQSMETSFLDAQLEPSWQQWAEFLVKYLLLPYQLIAEFAWDWLAVHYWTSRFIIVNAMLLSVLEGCLLWRLLTRVTIRSLPRKMWNHLWKMLSQGFAFALMWPFVPQFVCNCLFYWALYFSPIINIDLVVQQLMHPETQAL; this is encoded by the exons ATGCTGCACCAGATGGAGTGGCATTCATTTGAAGACGATGTGGACGTCTCCGCGGACGACCGCCTCCACTTATCCGACTCTCCCGGGTCGAAGCCCTCCCCCAGCGACATCTCGGAACATGAGTTCTCGTGCCACTGTTGCTACGACATCTTGGTGAACCCCACCACCCTGACCTGCGGCCATAACTTCTGCCGCCACTGTCTGGCCGGCTGGTGGGAGTCCTCTCGCAAAAACGAGTGCCCGGAGTGCCGGGAGAAGTGGGCCGGCTTTCCCAAAATCAACATTCTGCTGAG GGATGCAACCGAAAAGCTGTTCAGTGACGTCGTTCagcggaggagagaagagattgatgCCAACGCCAACACCTCCCGGACCTTGCTGGCCTTCCAGAG GTACGGCGACAACTTGGGGAGATCCACGACAAACAAGCACAAAGGAGCAGGCGTCTTCTTCTCTGGagtcctgactgcgctctgttTTGTGGCT CTGATGGTGCTGGTGTTTCACTGGGGCAGCGGCGCGGTGGAGCAGCACGACCTGCTGATCAGCAAGCCGGTGTCCCACTGGGCGCCGGAGGAGGTGGTGTCCTGGCTGGAAAACCTGGGGCCCTGGGCACAGCTCTACCGAGAACCCTTCCAGCAGGAGAGCGTCAACGGGAG gctgctgctgatgctcgGGGAGGAGGAGTTGTTAAAGCCTCCGTTCAGCATCGAGAATCCGGCTCACCGGCGGGCCGTTCTGGCCGAACTGAACCGAGTGAAAACCCTCGGGGTGAAACCACCGCAGAACCTCTGGGAGTACAAG GCCATCAACGCGGGGAAGTCCCTGTTCCTGCTGTACGCTCTGAAGCGCTCCCCCCGTCTCACGCTCTTCTACCTGTATTTATTCGACTACTCTGAAACCTTCCTGCCCTTCCTGCACACCTGCTGTCCGGCCATCTCGCACATCGGCCAGTCGATGGAGACCAGCTTCCTCGACGCacag TTGGAGCCCAGTTGGCAGCAGTGGGCGGAGTTCCTGGTGAAGTACCTGCTGCTTCCGTACCAGCTGATAGCGGAGTTCGCGTGGGACTGGCTGGCCGTCCACTACTGGACGTCTCGCTTCATCATCGTCAACGCCATGCTGCTGTCGGTGCTGGAGGGCTGCCTCCTGTGGAGACTCTTGACCAGAGTCACTATCAG GTCTCTGCCGCGCAAGATGTGGAACCACTTGTGGAAGATGTTATCTCAGGGCTTCGCCTTCGCCCTCATGTGGCCTTTCGTCCCTCAGTTTGTGTGCAACTGCCTCTTCTACTGGGCGCTCTACTTCAGTCCCATCATCAACATCGACCTGGTGGTGCAGCAGCTCATGCACCCGGAGACGCAGGCGCTGTGA
- the txndc11 gene encoding thioredoxin domain-containing protein 11 has product MLRRVRQSLRQVLLLMARRPALLCGALGVGVLLLLAARFTCSRAKDVVAAARPPVRFFSAEAPVVDLYLGQLDQMERLRSLAEVSLIFFYAPWCAHSMAARQEVQQVARKLAKQVQFLAVNCWWSHGKCRKQNRFYQYPVIHLFYRRFGPIEYKGPLVAPYVESFVLRVITPLTYLPSRASLEEFLSCHEPRVVGFFQFDSSPQPPGYVTYLSSALQALRRDFRGVVRFGVVTNRKVAEAISVREDETVYLYRRFNSSLIFPRREFNFTSDAICSWVFEHRETVLQWLQPPGTKSRLLERELTKGPALLLFLPHNPLGSEPDPVLQQVADVAVRYHSCDISSRVKGHCCRSLLLPESSTSVCEVCLSVSPWSAAGPSARCTFSPAPHLGRCCPRGPPAASGATSPSAGCSGFLSSYGPFGRHSACCRAVAPALDGSRPGEEPHSPAAPSGGGGFTGLRCRTNRTLRFYVLDVALNRPLAVRLGAAADRSPPLGGPFATIVDLKDEVHYVLRRRPAATLTESLEAFIRNFSAPYSLLQRHLVGEEEDGNAGDGETRRRLLTELTTSSFLPAVMDLQKDVLLFYYTQWCGFCSVLNHVLIQLARLLQGNSTITVARVNVARNDLPWEFMVDHVPSILLFPKYRKPESVKFPDDLPITLPNLLHFILQHSGSVPHADEPAAGRAAGAVLRAEFAALRREVQALSHARQRLSRQLAQLWRDNRRLTFDALSLEAQNAELRRERRSLEEQHREKSRQLGEAVGRLQELADTSESLLNENALLRVLLVALKERTEVKGQAEEDRKGAERKRSHVAS; this is encoded by the exons ATGCTGCGCCGGGTGCGGCAGTCTCTCCGGCAGGTGCTGCTTCTGATGGCCCGGAGACCGGCTCTGCTCTGCGGGGCTCTGGGGGTCGGCGTGCTGCTCTTGCTGGCCGCCAGGTTCACGTGCAG CCGCGCCAAAGATGTGGTGGCAGCGGCCCGGCCTCCGGTGCGGTTCTTCTCTGCCGAGGCCCCGGTGGTCGACCTCTACCTGGGTCAACTCGACCAG ATGGAGCGTCTCAGGAGCCTGGCGGAGGTCTCGCTCATCTTCTTCTATGCGCCGTGGTGCGCTCACTCCATGGCTGCCCGGCaggaggtgcagcaggtggCGAGGAAACTGGCCAAACAG gtgcaGTTTTTGGCCGTTAACTGCTGGTGGAGTCACGGGAAATGCAGGAAGCAGAACCGCTTCTATCAGTACCCGGTCATCCATCTGTTTTATAGGAG GTTTGGCCCTATAGAGTACAAAGGTCCGCTCGTGGCTCCGTACGTGGAAAGCTTCGTTCTCCGAGTCATCACGCCGCTCACGTACCTCCCGTCCAGAGCCTCGCTGGAGGAGTTCCTCTCCTGCCACGAG CCGCGAGTGGTGGGCTTCTTCCAGTTCGACTCGTCTCCTCAGCCGCCGGGATACGTCACGTATCTGTCCTCTGCACTGCAGGCCCTAAGGAGGG ATTTCCGCGGCGTCGTGCGCTTTGGAGTCGTGACCAACAGGAAGGTGGCCGAGGCCATCTCGGTGAGGGAAGATGAAACGGTTTATCTGTACAGAAGATTTAACTCCTCTCTG ATTTTCCCCCGAAGGGAGTTCAACTTCACGTCGGACGCCATCTGCAGCTGGGTGTTTGAACACCGCGAGACCGTCCTCCAGTGGCTGCAGCCTCCGGGGACAAAGTCCCGCCTGCTGGAGCGCGAGCTCACTAAAGGTCCCGCGCTGCTGCTGTTCCTGCCGCACAATCCGCTCGGGTCCGAACCCGATCCGgtgctgcagcag GTGGCAGACGTCGCTGTGCGTTACCATTCCTGCGACATCAGCagccgggtcaaaggtcactgctgCAGGTCACTTCTCCTGCCGGAGTCCAGCACCAGTGTGTGCGAGGTGTGCCTCAGTGTGTCCCCGTGGAGCGCGGCCGGCCCCTCCGCCCGCTGCACCTTCTCCCCCGCGCCTCACCTCGGGCGCTGCTGCCCGCGCGGACCCCCCGCCGCGTCCGGGGCGACCTCCCCCTCGGCGGGCTGCAGCGGCTTCCTGAGCAGCTACGGCCCGTTTGGGCGACACAGCGCCTGCTGCAGGGCGGTGGCACCTGCGCTCGATGGGTCACGACCCGGAGAGGAGCCGCACTCGCCCGCCGCTCCCTCAGGCGGGGGCGGGTTCACGGGGCTGCGTTGTCGGACCAACCGGACGCTGAGGTTTTACGTGCTGGACGTTGCTCTGAACCGGCCCCTGGCGGTGCGGCTCGGGGCGGCCGCCGACAGGAGCCCGCCGCTCGGCGGGCCCTTTGCCACTATCGTGGACCTGAAGGACGAGGTCCACTACGTTCTCCGGCGCCGCCCGGCAGCCACGCTCACCGAGTCGCTGG AGGCCTTCATCAGGAACTTCAGCGCTCCGTACAGCCTGCTACAGAGACACCTGGtgggagaagaggaagacgggaacgcaGGAGACGGGGAGACCAGGCGCCGCCTCCTCACTGAactcaccacctcctccttcctgccggCCGTCATGGACCTCCAAAAG GATGTGCTGCTGTTCTACTACACTCAGTGGTGTGGATTCTGCTCCGTCCTCAACCACGTCCTCATCCAGCTGGCCAGATTGTTGCAGGGAAACAGCACCATCACTGTGGCCAG GGTGAACGTTGCACGTAACGATCTCCCGTGGGAGTTCATGGTGGATCACGTTCCTTCTATTCTTCTGTTTCCAAAATACAG AAAACCCGAAAGCGTGAAGTTTCCCGACGACCTGCCCATCACACTACCCAACCTGCTTCACTTCATCCTGCAGCACTCCGGCTCCGTGCCGCACGCCGACGAACCGGCGGCGGGCCGGGCAGCCGGCGCCGTCCTCCGCGCCGAGTTCGCGGCGCTCCGGCGAGAGGTGCAGGCGCTGAGTCACGCCCGCCAGCGCCTCTCCCGACAGCTGGCGCAGCTGTGGCGCGACAATCGCCGGCTGACCTTCGACGCCCTCAGCCTGGAGGCGCAGAACGCGGAGCTGCGCAGGGAGAGGCGGAGCTTGGAGGAGCAGCACCGGGAGAAAAGCCGGCAGCTCGGGGAGGCGGTGGGGCGGCTGCAGGAGCTGGCGGACACCTCGGAAAGCCTGCTGAACGAGAACGCGCTGCTCAGGGTGCTGCTGGTGGCGCTGAAGGAGCGGACGGAGGTCAAAgggcaggcggaggaggacaggaagggGGCGGAACGGAAAAGAAGCCACGTGGCCTCCTGA